Proteins from a genomic interval of Lycium ferocissimum isolate CSIRO_LF1 chromosome 2, AGI_CSIRO_Lferr_CH_V1, whole genome shotgun sequence:
- the LOC132047289 gene encoding uncharacterized protein LOC132047289 isoform X2 translates to MKWMGGSVSQNMEGCRAKIRVVALVLLAICIGLAGLYSMIKPISNGCTMTYMYPTYIPIPIPKNVSSTKYGLHLYHEGWRKIDFNDHLKMLSGVPVLFIPGNGGSYKQVRSVAAESDRAYQGGPLERSFYQESSLSLREGVDSDVTSAHLPYQYTSMLDWFAVDLEGEHSAMDGRILEEHTEYVVYAIHRILDHYKESHDARVKEGAAVSRSPPRSVILVGHSMGGFVARAAIVHPHLRISAVETVLTLSSPHQSPPLALQPSLGQYYARVNYAWRKGYEVQTSRSGHLSDPPLSHVVVVSISGGYHDYQVRSKLQSLDGIVPPTHGFMISSTGVKNVWLSMEHQVILWCNQLVVQVSHTLLSLIDQETGQPVSDVQKRLAIFTKILHSGIPPNFNWLKQPQLPHIPIENGEAESGSQTHRMYACPSNIHWSDDTLERDLYIETTTVTVLAMDGRRRWLDIEKLGSNGKNHFVFVTNLSPCSGVRLHLWHEKGTSVSNLPINKRVLEVTSKMVQIPSGPAPKQVEPGTQTEQAPPSAVFWLHPGDMRGFKFLTISVAPRLALSGRPPPATSMGVGQFFKPEDGETVLSSGSLIGSMFSLKEMMLNEDHPLALNLTFSVSLGLMPVTLSVKTTGCGIRKSEFTDDEPGEMEIDRLCKLRCFPPVALAWDATSGLHIFPNLFSETILVDSSPALWTSSLGSEKTNVLLLIDPHCSYKTSIGVNVTAAAKRFLLLYFSQITGFAIAVVFFALMRQARQWELDLPIPSLLSAVESNLRMPLPFLCLALLPILFALVLSCLISLPLPPAISFIIVSTICYFCANGVVVVLVSASQLLFYVSASLHVFIKKRSQTRDHNFSSLFTAFLSSKVVRIIRFNPLFVMTLVSLTLVCFAHPALGLLLLVLSHAVCCHNALSSHTQTKELIESGNGSESGLEQFIPQYDGEINKHYPQKESNTKSLDSVKSYGDTQLEIFNHRHGLLVLHFLATLMFVPSLIAWIQRMGISQSLPWFLDSVLCIGVLLHGVCDSKPEFNFFLFPFPGIRRWEINLSFAYLLAGYYSYICGLALAPYKTFYPMAAIGVISCAFRIIEKRSREKGEMYHHRRKHSHKH, encoded by the exons ATGAAGTGGATGGGCGGAAGTGTTAGCCAAAACATGGAAGGTTGTAGAGCGAAAATCAGAGTGGTTGCGTTGGTTTTACTTGCTATATGTATAGGTCTAGCTGGTCTTTATAGCATGATAAAACCTATATCTAATGGTTGTACCATGACATACATGTACCCTACTTACATTCCCATACCTATACCAAAAAATGTATCTTCCACAAAGTACGGACTACATCTATACCATGAAGGATGGAGAAAGATTGATTTCAACGATCATCTTAAGATGCTTAGTGGGGTTCCTGTTCTTTTTATCCCCGGCAATGGTGGAAGCTACAAACAG GTGAGATCTGTGGCTGCAGAATCTGATAGGGCTTATCAAGGAGGTCCTCTTGAACGCAGTTTTTACCAAGAATCCTCTCTAAGTCTCCGAGAGGGAGTAGATTCTGATGTCACCAGCGCTCATTTACCCTATCAATATACATCCATGCTTGACTGGTTTGCTGTGGATCTTGAAGGTGAACATTCTGCAATGGATGGTCGAATTCTTGAAGAACACACAGAATATGTTGTATATGCCATTCACAGG ATTTTGGATCACTACAAGGAGTCCCACGATGCACGAGTTAAGGAAGGTGCTGCTGTGTCTAGGAGTCCTCCGAGAAGTGTGATATTAGTTGGTCATTCCATGGGTGGTTTTGTTGCTAGAGCTGCGATTGTCCACCCACATTTGAGAATATCTGCTGTTGAAACCGTTCTGACACTTTCTTCTCCACACCA ATCACCTCCTCTGGCTCTGCAGCCATCACTTGGTCAGTACTATGCACGAGTAAATTACGCATGGAGGAAAGGATACGAAGTCCAAACTTCTCGATCAGGGCATTTGTCCGATCCACCACTCtctcatgttgttgttgtctccATTTCGGGTGGTTATCATGATTACCAG GTCCGATCAAAGCTACAATCACTTGATGGTATTGTGCCTCCTACCCATGGCTTTATGATTAGTAGCACAGGCGTGAAAAATGTGTGGTTATCAATGGAGCACCAGGTTATCCTGTGGTGTAATCAGCTCGTTGTCCAA GTATCACATACTCTTCTTAGTCTGATAGACCAGGAGACTGGTCAACCTGTATCTGATGTTCAAAAAAGGCTGGCAATCTTCACAAAAATTCTTCACAGTGGAATACCTCCAAATTTTAATTGGTTAAAGCAGCCACAGCTGCCTCATATACCAATTGAAAATGGAGAAGCTGAATCTG GATCGCAGACACACAGAATGTATGCTTGCCCTAGTAACATCCATTGGAGTGATGATACACTTGAAAGAGATTTATACATCGAGACAACCACAGTTACGGTTTTAGCAATGGACGGGAGAAGGCGGTGGTTGGACATTGAGAAGTTG GGGTCTAATGGCAAAAaccattttgtttttgttacaAATCTTTCTCCATGTTCCGGTGTACGATTGCACCTTTGGCACGAGAAAGGAACTTCAGTTTCCAATTTGCCGATTAATAAACGGGTTTTAGAAGTTACGTCGAAGATGGTGCAAATTCCATCTGGACCAGCTCCAAAGCAG GTTGAACCAGGTACTCAGACTGAGCAGGCACCTCCTTCTGCTGTGTTTTGGCTGCACCCAGGGGATATGCGTGGCTTCAAATTTCTGACCATTTCAGTGGCACCTCGCCTG GCTCTGTCAGGAAGACCTCCACCAGCCACTTCCATGGGAGTTGGGCAATTTTTCAAACCAGAGGATGGGGAAACAGTCTTATCTTCTGGTTCGTTGATTGGgtccatgttttctttaaag GAGATGATGTTGAATGAGGATCATCCTCTTGCACTCAATCTGACATTCTCTGTTAGCTTGGGCCTCATGCCTGTGACATTATCTGTCAAAACAACTGGTTGTGGAATAAGAAAGTCAGAGTTCACTGATGATGAACCTGGAGAGATGGAAATTGACA GGCTGTGTAAACTTCGCTGTTTCCCTCCTGTAGCACTTGCTTGGGATGCCACATCTGGTCTTCATATTTTTCCTAATTTGTTCTCAGAAACAATTCTTGTTGATTCCTCTCCAGCACTCTGGACTTCCAGTCTAGGGTCAGAAAAGACCAATGTTTTGTTGCTG ATTGATCCACATTGTTCGTACAAAACAAGTATTGGTGTTAATGTAACCGCTGCAGCTAAAAGATTTTTGCTTTTATATTTCTCACAG ATTACTGGTTTTGCAATTGCTGTTGTCTTTTTTGCTTTAATGCGGCAAGCACGGCAATGGGAGCTTGACCTGCCTATACCTTCACTCCTTTCAGCTGTGGAATCAAATTTGCGGATGCCGTTGCCCTTTCTATGTTTGGCCCTGCTACCTATCTTATTTGCTCTAGTGCTTTCCTGCCTCATTTCTCTACCCCTTCCTCCAGCCATAAGCTTCATCATTGTCTCAACAATCTGTTACTTTTGTGCAAATGGAGTGGTGGTTGTGCTGGTATCAGCCTCCCAATTGTTATTCTACGTTAGTGCATCTTTACATGTATTCATCAAGAAACG GTCGCAAACACGGGATCATaacttctcttctcttttcacTGCTTTCCTGTCATCCAAG GTAGTCAGGATCATAAGATTCAATCCATTATTTGTTATGACACTTGTCTCTTTGACCCTAGTGTGCTTCGCTCATCCAGCATTGGGTCTTCTTTTGTTGGTCCTTTCTCATGCTGTGTGTTGCCACAATGCCCTGTCCAG CCATACCCAGACTAAAGAGTTAATAGAATCTGGGAACGGAAGTGAGAGTGGATTGGAGCAGTTCATACCCCAGTATGATGGTGAGATCAACAAGCATTATCCTCAGAAGGAGAGTAATACCAAGAGTCTGGACTCAGTAAAAAGCTATGGTGATACCCAATTAGAGATCTTCAATCATCGGCATGGCTTGCTTGTATTGCACTTTCTTGCAACGCTTATGTTTGTCCCTTCACTTATAGCATGGATCCAg AGAATGGGGATCAGTCAGAGCTTGCCGTGGTTCTTGGATTCTGTACTTTGTATAGGTGTTTTGCTGCATGGTGTATGTGACTCAAAGCCGGAGTTcaacttcttcttatttccttttccAGGCATCAGAAGATGGGAGATAAACCTGAGCTTTGCCTATCTTCTTGCTGGATACTATTCCTATATTTGTGGTTTAGCCTTGGCTCCTTACAAAACATTTTATCCCATGGCTGCCATTGGGGTTATTTCATGTGCTTTTAGGATCATAGAGAAGAGAAGTAGGGAAAAGGGGGAAATGTACCATCATCGTAGGAAACACTCTCATAAACACTAA
- the LOC132047292 gene encoding probable carboxylesterase 16: MPSVAVKLYSVFFKFILKHRLQNRIDNNAANNNDVTSFGVTSRPDEESITASNPSFSDGVATKDIHIDPTTSESIRIFLPETCLGSPEPDSKSGSRVKALIGSDPRRNSYGAATTDNVNDNRYRNSFNHRRNSYGSCNVDDLALKSDNGVYRGYAPMGKNCRKLPVMLQFHGGGFVSGSNDSVSNDFFCRRIAKLCDVIVLAVGYRLSPENRYPGAFEDGLKALHWLAKQANLAECSKSLGNRRGGGGDMKKSDSHGHIADAFGASMAEPWLAAHGDPSRCVLLGVSCGGNIADYVARKAVEAGNLLDPVKVVAQVLMYPFFIGNVPTHSEIKLANSYFYDKAMCILAWKLFLPEGEFDLDHPAANPLVAGRGGPPLKRMPPTLTIVAELDWMRDRAIAYSEELRKVNVDAPVLEYKDAVHEFATLDMLLKTPQAQACAEDIAIWVKKHISLRGHEFSY; encoded by the exons ATGCCAAGCGTGGCCGTGAAATTATACagtgttttcttcaaattcatcTTAAAACATCGCTTACAAAACCGCATTGACAACAATGCCGCCAACAACAATGACGTCACCTCTTTCGGCGTGACGTCACGTCCCGATGAAGAATCCATTACAGCTTCAAATCCTTCTTTTAGCGACGGTGTAGCTACCAAAGACATACATATAGATCCAACTACATCCGAATCTATACGTATATTCCTACCCGAAACTTGTCTCGGGTCACCCGAACCCGATTCCAAATCTGGATCTAGGGTTAAGGCTTTGATAGGATCTGATCCACGTCGAAACAGCTATGGTGCTGCTACAACTGATAATGTGAATGATAATCGTTATAGGAATAGTTTCAATCATAGGCGAAATAGTTATGGATCATGTAATGTGGATGATCTAGCATTGAAATCTGATAATGGGGTTTATAGAGGATATGCTCCTATGGGTAAAAATTGTAGGAAATTACCGGTTATGTTACAGTTTCACGGCGGGGGGTTTGTGAGTGGGAGTAATGATTCGGTATCGAATGATTTCTTTTGTAGGAGAATTGCGAAACTTTGTGATGTTATTGTTTTAGCTGTTGGATATAGGTTATCGCCTGAGAATAGATATCCGGGAGCGTTTGAGGATGGGTTGAAAGCGTTGCATTGGTTAGCAAAGCAGGCAAATTTGGCTGAATGTAGTAAGTCGTTGGGGAATAGACGTGGTGGTGGAGGAGACATGAAGAAATCGGATAGTCACGGGCATATAGCGGATGCGTTTGGAGCATCGATGGCGGAACCTTGGTTGGCTGCTCATGGAGATCCGTCGAG GTGCGTTCTCCTTGGAGTGAGTTGTGGAGGAAATATAGCTGATTATGTGGCCCGGAAGGCAGTAGAAGCAGGTAATCTTTTGGACCCAGTCAAGGTGGTGGCACAGGTCTTGATGTATCCATTTTTCATTGGCAATGTTCCAACTCATTCCGAGATAAAGCTAGCAAATTCTTATTTCTATGACAAGGCGATGTGCATACTTGCCTGGAAATTATTTTTACCTGAAGGAGAGTTTGATTTGGATCACCCTGCTGCTAACCCACTCGTTGCTGGGAGAGGAGGACCTCCATTAAAACGAATGCCCCCAACATTGACAATTGTAGCAGAGCTTGACTGGATGAGAGATCGGGCTATTGCTTATTCAGAGGAACTCCGGAAAGTAAATGTTGATGCTCCTGTTCTTGAATATAAGGATGCTGTTCATGAGTTTGCAACTCTTGACATGCTTCTCAAGACCCCTCAGGCTCAGGCTTGTGCTGAGGATATTGCCATCTGGGTTAAGAAGCACATTTCACTTCGAGGTCACGAGTTCTCTTATTGA
- the LOC132047289 gene encoding uncharacterized protein LOC132047289 isoform X1, translating into MKWMGGSVSQNMEGCRAKIRVVALVLLAICIGLAGLYSMIKPISNGCTMTYMYPTYIPIPIPKNVSSTKYGLHLYHEGWRKIDFNDHLKMLSGVPVLFIPGNGGSYKQVRSVAAESDRAYQGGPLERSFYQESSLSLREGVDSDVTSAHLPYQYTSMLDWFAVDLEGEHSAMDGRILEEHTEYVVYAIHRILDHYKESHDARVKEGAAVSRSPPRSVILVGHSMGGFVARAAIVHPHLRISAVETVLTLSSPHQSPPLALQPSLGQYYARVNYAWRKGYEVQTSRSGHLSDPPLSHVVVVSISGGYHDYQVRSKLQSLDGIVPPTHGFMISSTGVKNVWLSMEHQVILWCNQLVVQVSHTLLSLIDQETGQPVSDVQKRLAIFTKILHSGIPPNFNWLKQPQLPHIPIENGEAESGSQTHRMYACPSNIHWSDDTLERDLYIETTTVTVLAMDGRRRWLDIEKLGSNGKNHFVFVTNLSPCSGVRLHLWHEKGTSVSNLPINKRVLEVTSKMVQIPSGPAPKQVEPGTQTEQAPPSAVFWLHPGDMRGFKFLTISVAPRLALSGRPPPATSMGVGQFFKPEDGETVLSSGSLIGSMFSLKEMMLNEDHPLALNLTFSVSLGLMPVTLSVKTTGCGIRKSEFTDDEPGEMEIDRLCKLRCFPPVALAWDATSGLHIFPNLFSETILVDSSPALWTSSLGSEKTNVLLLIDPHCSYKTSIGVNVTAAAKRFLLLYFSQITGFAIAVVFFALMRQARQWELDLPIPSLLSAVESNLRMPLPFLCLALLPILFALVLSCLISLPLPPAISFIIVSTICYFCANGVVVVLVSASQLLFYVSASLHVFIKKRSQTRDHNFSSLFTAFLSSKVVRIIRFNPLFVMTLVSLTLVCFAHPALGLLLLVLSHAVCCHNALSSFLMASFRSHTQTKELIESGNGSESGLEQFIPQYDGEINKHYPQKESNTKSLDSVKSYGDTQLEIFNHRHGLLVLHFLATLMFVPSLIAWIQRMGISQSLPWFLDSVLCIGVLLHGVCDSKPEFNFFLFPFPGIRRWEINLSFAYLLAGYYSYICGLALAPYKTFYPMAAIGVISCAFRIIEKRSREKGEMYHHRRKHSHKH; encoded by the exons ATGAAGTGGATGGGCGGAAGTGTTAGCCAAAACATGGAAGGTTGTAGAGCGAAAATCAGAGTGGTTGCGTTGGTTTTACTTGCTATATGTATAGGTCTAGCTGGTCTTTATAGCATGATAAAACCTATATCTAATGGTTGTACCATGACATACATGTACCCTACTTACATTCCCATACCTATACCAAAAAATGTATCTTCCACAAAGTACGGACTACATCTATACCATGAAGGATGGAGAAAGATTGATTTCAACGATCATCTTAAGATGCTTAGTGGGGTTCCTGTTCTTTTTATCCCCGGCAATGGTGGAAGCTACAAACAG GTGAGATCTGTGGCTGCAGAATCTGATAGGGCTTATCAAGGAGGTCCTCTTGAACGCAGTTTTTACCAAGAATCCTCTCTAAGTCTCCGAGAGGGAGTAGATTCTGATGTCACCAGCGCTCATTTACCCTATCAATATACATCCATGCTTGACTGGTTTGCTGTGGATCTTGAAGGTGAACATTCTGCAATGGATGGTCGAATTCTTGAAGAACACACAGAATATGTTGTATATGCCATTCACAGG ATTTTGGATCACTACAAGGAGTCCCACGATGCACGAGTTAAGGAAGGTGCTGCTGTGTCTAGGAGTCCTCCGAGAAGTGTGATATTAGTTGGTCATTCCATGGGTGGTTTTGTTGCTAGAGCTGCGATTGTCCACCCACATTTGAGAATATCTGCTGTTGAAACCGTTCTGACACTTTCTTCTCCACACCA ATCACCTCCTCTGGCTCTGCAGCCATCACTTGGTCAGTACTATGCACGAGTAAATTACGCATGGAGGAAAGGATACGAAGTCCAAACTTCTCGATCAGGGCATTTGTCCGATCCACCACTCtctcatgttgttgttgtctccATTTCGGGTGGTTATCATGATTACCAG GTCCGATCAAAGCTACAATCACTTGATGGTATTGTGCCTCCTACCCATGGCTTTATGATTAGTAGCACAGGCGTGAAAAATGTGTGGTTATCAATGGAGCACCAGGTTATCCTGTGGTGTAATCAGCTCGTTGTCCAA GTATCACATACTCTTCTTAGTCTGATAGACCAGGAGACTGGTCAACCTGTATCTGATGTTCAAAAAAGGCTGGCAATCTTCACAAAAATTCTTCACAGTGGAATACCTCCAAATTTTAATTGGTTAAAGCAGCCACAGCTGCCTCATATACCAATTGAAAATGGAGAAGCTGAATCTG GATCGCAGACACACAGAATGTATGCTTGCCCTAGTAACATCCATTGGAGTGATGATACACTTGAAAGAGATTTATACATCGAGACAACCACAGTTACGGTTTTAGCAATGGACGGGAGAAGGCGGTGGTTGGACATTGAGAAGTTG GGGTCTAATGGCAAAAaccattttgtttttgttacaAATCTTTCTCCATGTTCCGGTGTACGATTGCACCTTTGGCACGAGAAAGGAACTTCAGTTTCCAATTTGCCGATTAATAAACGGGTTTTAGAAGTTACGTCGAAGATGGTGCAAATTCCATCTGGACCAGCTCCAAAGCAG GTTGAACCAGGTACTCAGACTGAGCAGGCACCTCCTTCTGCTGTGTTTTGGCTGCACCCAGGGGATATGCGTGGCTTCAAATTTCTGACCATTTCAGTGGCACCTCGCCTG GCTCTGTCAGGAAGACCTCCACCAGCCACTTCCATGGGAGTTGGGCAATTTTTCAAACCAGAGGATGGGGAAACAGTCTTATCTTCTGGTTCGTTGATTGGgtccatgttttctttaaag GAGATGATGTTGAATGAGGATCATCCTCTTGCACTCAATCTGACATTCTCTGTTAGCTTGGGCCTCATGCCTGTGACATTATCTGTCAAAACAACTGGTTGTGGAATAAGAAAGTCAGAGTTCACTGATGATGAACCTGGAGAGATGGAAATTGACA GGCTGTGTAAACTTCGCTGTTTCCCTCCTGTAGCACTTGCTTGGGATGCCACATCTGGTCTTCATATTTTTCCTAATTTGTTCTCAGAAACAATTCTTGTTGATTCCTCTCCAGCACTCTGGACTTCCAGTCTAGGGTCAGAAAAGACCAATGTTTTGTTGCTG ATTGATCCACATTGTTCGTACAAAACAAGTATTGGTGTTAATGTAACCGCTGCAGCTAAAAGATTTTTGCTTTTATATTTCTCACAG ATTACTGGTTTTGCAATTGCTGTTGTCTTTTTTGCTTTAATGCGGCAAGCACGGCAATGGGAGCTTGACCTGCCTATACCTTCACTCCTTTCAGCTGTGGAATCAAATTTGCGGATGCCGTTGCCCTTTCTATGTTTGGCCCTGCTACCTATCTTATTTGCTCTAGTGCTTTCCTGCCTCATTTCTCTACCCCTTCCTCCAGCCATAAGCTTCATCATTGTCTCAACAATCTGTTACTTTTGTGCAAATGGAGTGGTGGTTGTGCTGGTATCAGCCTCCCAATTGTTATTCTACGTTAGTGCATCTTTACATGTATTCATCAAGAAACG GTCGCAAACACGGGATCATaacttctcttctcttttcacTGCTTTCCTGTCATCCAAG GTAGTCAGGATCATAAGATTCAATCCATTATTTGTTATGACACTTGTCTCTTTGACCCTAGTGTGCTTCGCTCATCCAGCATTGGGTCTTCTTTTGTTGGTCCTTTCTCATGCTGTGTGTTGCCACAATGCCCTGTCCAG TTTTTTGATGGCTTCATTTCGCAGCCATACCCAGACTAAAGAGTTAATAGAATCTGGGAACGGAAGTGAGAGTGGATTGGAGCAGTTCATACCCCAGTATGATGGTGAGATCAACAAGCATTATCCTCAGAAGGAGAGTAATACCAAGAGTCTGGACTCAGTAAAAAGCTATGGTGATACCCAATTAGAGATCTTCAATCATCGGCATGGCTTGCTTGTATTGCACTTTCTTGCAACGCTTATGTTTGTCCCTTCACTTATAGCATGGATCCAg AGAATGGGGATCAGTCAGAGCTTGCCGTGGTTCTTGGATTCTGTACTTTGTATAGGTGTTTTGCTGCATGGTGTATGTGACTCAAAGCCGGAGTTcaacttcttcttatttccttttccAGGCATCAGAAGATGGGAGATAAACCTGAGCTTTGCCTATCTTCTTGCTGGATACTATTCCTATATTTGTGGTTTAGCCTTGGCTCCTTACAAAACATTTTATCCCATGGCTGCCATTGGGGTTATTTCATGTGCTTTTAGGATCATAGAGAAGAGAAGTAGGGAAAAGGGGGAAATGTACCATCATCGTAGGAAACACTCTCATAAACACTAA
- the LOC132047287 gene encoding glycosyltransferase family 92 protein RCOM_0530710-like: MQHHRKKRAVLPVIQIPRKSLFLCTLLLVCFVGGFTFSSIRLLFRGFHPWRPEATTTITRVKPNIPVTETVEFPDEIIVFLKYPSSTPLFTKHDIYCIYLTPNSSQQLKQSPELVENDELLGQQLVRCPLIKPRGVLTSLSVEPSGYTLSVGPIRRWYSLAYEAMIDRDNTTIVFVKGFKLRGGKQSDPSKFKCVYGWDVKKHPKFMLQSDVVSVAQEVVRCNTPTSILNSPERYQSIKVSVRMVGKEPVESIASPKRRLRLNLPGQKQHQMCVCTMLRNQASFLKEWIMYHTKIGVQRWFIYDNNSLDDIEDVVKVLSMDGNINLTRHVWPWIKTQEAGFAHCALRARDVCEWVGFMDVDEFFHLPTGLSLLDILRNQSKSPNNNVAELRVSCHTFGPSGLIHVPTQGVTMGYNCRMIAPERHKSIVKPEALNSTLINVVHHFHLKSEFRHANMDRNVMVINHYKYQVWDVFKEKFYRRVATYVSDWQQDRNVGSKDRAPGLGTRAVEPPDWSSRFCEVIDTGLKDRVAEMFTNPSTGKLPWQKSLT; encoded by the exons ATGCAACATCATCGTAAAAAACGTGCAGTTTTGCCAGTAATACAAATTCCAAGAAAATCTTTGTTCTTGTGTACTCTTCTTCTTGTCTGTTTTGTTGGCGGCTtcactttttcttcaattcgTCTCTTATTTCGAG GGTTTCATCCATGGCGGCCTGAGGCAACCACAACCATAACCCGTGTTAAACCGAATATTCCAGTTACAGAAACCGTTGAATTCCCTGATGAGATTATTGTTTTCCTAAAATACCCTTCTTCAACTCCCTTATTTACCAAACATGACATATACTGTATCTACCTTACTCCTAATTCTTCTCAGCAGCTCAAACAATCACCTGAATtagttgaaaatgatgaattattgGGCCAACAGCTCGTTCGTTGTCCCCTGATTAAGCCACGTGGAGTGCTGACGTCACTTTCTGTTGAGCCTAGTGGCTACACCCTCTCAGTGGGGCCCATACGCCGGTGGTATTCGTTGGCGTATGAGGCCATGATCGATCGCGATAACACCACTATCgtgtttgtgaaagggtttaaACTCCGTGGGGGAAAACAATCTGACCCTTCGAAATTCAAGTGTGTTTATGGTTGGGATGTTAAGAAACATCCCAAATTCATGTTGCAATCGGATGTTGTGTCCGTTGCTCAAGAAGTTGTTAGGTGTAATACTCCAACGAGCATACTGAATAGTCCAGAGAGGTATCAGTCCATTAAGGTTTCTGTTAGAATGGTTGGTAAGGAACCTGTAGAGTCGATAGCGAGTCCTAAACGTCGTTTGCGGCTTAACTTGCCAGGTCAAAAGCAGCACCAGATGTGTGTGTGCACAATGTTAAGGAATCAGGCAAGTTTCTTGAAAGAATGGATCATGTACCATACTAAAATAGGAGTACAGCGTTGGtttatatatgataataacagCTTGGATGATATTGAAGATGTCGTTAAGGTGTTATCAATGGATGGAAACATAAACCTGACGCGTCATGTTTGGccttggatcaagactcaagagGCAGGTTTTGCTCATTGTGCATTACGAGCAAGGGATGTGTGTGAATGGGTTGgttttatggatgttgatgAGTTCTTCCACTTGCCTACTGGTCTGTCGTTGCTTGacatattaagaaaccaatcAAAGAGTCCTAATAATAATGTTGCTGAGTTGCGGGTCTCATGCCACACGTTTGGACCATCCGGTCTTATACATGTCCCGACACAAGGGGTCACAATGGGGTACAATTGCAGGATGATTGCACCAGAGAGGCACAAGAGTATAGTGAAACCAGAAGCATTGAATTCAACATTAATCAATGtggttcatcattttcatttgaaGTCTGAGTTTAGGCATGCGAATATGGATAGAAATGTGATGGTGATTAACCATTATAAGTATCAAGTTTGGGATGTGTTCAAGGAGAAATTCTACAGGAGGGTTGCTACGTATGTGTCTGATTGGCAACAAGACAGAAATGTTGGTTCCAAGGATCGTGCCCCGGGTTTAGGGACACGAGCTGTTGAACCACCGGATTGGTCTAGTCGATTTTGTGAAGTTATTGACACTGGCCTTAAGGATCGAGTAGCAGAGATGTTCACCAACCCAAGCACTGGCAAGTTACCCTGGCAAAAATCACTGACATGA
- the LOC132047288 gene encoding putative E3 ubiquitin-protein ligase RING1a, whose amino-acid sequence MVNEETGNNNGDKVEGLFSPKFRSVAAMAGWDEEALLIASLVVEDTPDRPPKHKKRSDLLHFKTPPTNSRRKRRAQKRSPITATVLDLDEDDTAKQESDKKEAESTSIEKLDKKGGETSEEQGCSVSSFSKKIESKSIEKADKKGAEGSEAQKCSVSSSSSAFPSIDRLREELSCAICLEICFEPSTTPCGHSFCKKCLRSAADKCGKKCPKCRQLISNGRSCTVNTVLWNTIQLLFPKEVEARKTAGALTTREAKRQSPVRAAATHSNITRVLALNSPESGPSSQERRNSRAMRRQSVRVSGMPSRNRDISSRRELPIQDEDAALALRLQREEFMETFRRRSSADEQYRSSLALARANLRAMASRAINRGGRGS is encoded by the exons aTGGTGAACGAAGAAACAGGCAACAATAATGGAGACAAAGTTGAAGGGTTATTCAGCCCCAAGTTCCGATCTGTTGCTGCTATGGCTGGTTGGGACGAAGAAGCTCTTCTCATTGCCAGTCTTGTTGTTGAAGATACCCCCGATCGCCCTCCTAAACACAAGAAACGTTCTGATTTGCTGCATTTCAAGACTCCCCCAACAAACTCCAGAAG GAAAAGAAGGGCTCAGAAGAGGAGTCCCATAACTGCGACTGTTCTTGATCTTGATGAAGATGACACTGCAAAACAAG AAAGCGATAAAAAGGAGGCAGAATCAACATCCATTGAGAAATTAGACAAGAAAGGAGGTGAAACATCGGAAGAACAGGGTTGTTCTGTTTCATCCTTTAGTAAGAAGATAGAATCAAAATCCATTGAGAAAGCAGACAAGAAAGGAGCTGAAGGATCGGAGGCACAGAAATGTTCtgtttcatcttcttcttcagcaTTTCCCTCCATTGATCGACTTCGTGAAGAGCTTTCTTGCGCT ATTTGTTTGGAGATCTGTTTTGAACCAAGTACCACTCcttgtggtcacag TTTTTGTAAAAAGTGTCTGAGATCTGCTGCTGATAAATGTGGAAAGAAATGTCCCAAGTGCAGGCAGCTTATCAG CAATGGTAGATCATGCACTGTTAACACAGTTCTTTGGAATACAATTCAACTTCTATTTCCCAAAGaagtagaagcaagaaaaacagCGGGAGCTTTGACTACTAGAGAAGCTAAACGTCAAAGTCCAGTAAGAGCTGCTGCTACTCATTCTAACATTACAAGAGTCCTAGCACTTAACAGCCCAGAATCTGGTCCTAGTAGTCAAGAAAGAAGGAATTCTCGCGCCATGAGAAGACAAAGTGTCCGAGTTTCTGGAATGCCAAGCAGAAATCGAGACATTAGCTCGAGAAGGGAGTTACCAATCCAGGACGAGGATGCTGCATTGGCTCTAAGATTGCAAAGAGAGGAGTTCATGGAAACCTTCAGGAGAAGAAGTTCTGCTGATGAGCAGTACAGGAGCTCTCTTGCTCTAGCCAGAGCAAATTTGAGGGCCATGGCATCAAGAGCCATTAACAGAGGAGGCCGTGGATCataa